In a genomic window of Desulfovermiculus halophilus DSM 18834:
- a CDS encoding type II toxin-antitoxin system RelE/ParE family toxin, with amino-acid sequence MTFQIFLTDDASRDLEELYDYIASHDAPGKADYVLDQIEKAFSSLSENPERGAYPKELLTIGLREYREIFFKPYRIIYRVMAENVYVMVIADGRRDMQTLLQRRLLQA; translated from the coding sequence ATGACCTTCCAGATATTTCTGACCGACGATGCGTCACGGGATTTGGAGGAGTTGTACGACTACATTGCATCCCACGACGCGCCGGGAAAAGCGGATTACGTTCTCGATCAAATAGAGAAAGCCTTTTCGAGCCTCTCCGAGAACCCGGAGCGAGGAGCCTATCCAAAAGAACTGCTGACCATCGGGCTTCGCGAGTACCGTGAGATATTTTTCAAACCCTACCGCATCATCTATCGAGTCATGGCCGAAAATGTCTATGTCATGGTGATTGCCGACGGCCGCCGTGATATGCAGACCTTGCTACAACGTCGTCTATTACAGGCATAA
- a CDS encoding type II toxin-antitoxin system Phd/YefM family antitoxin: MKLSSQIKPISYLKAHAAEIVRNLSGQGEPLVITQNGEAKVVMQDIESYEQTQETMALLKILALGSRQVEEGKVQPAGDVVQRLRDRSKSR, translated from the coding sequence ATGAAACTATCGAGTCAGATCAAACCGATCAGTTACCTGAAGGCCCATGCCGCAGAAATCGTGCGTAACCTGTCGGGGCAAGGCGAACCCCTGGTCATCACCCAGAATGGCGAAGCTAAGGTCGTGATGCAGGACATCGAAAGCTATGAGCAAACCCAGGAGACCATGGCCCTTCTGAAGATTCTCGCACTCGGCTCGCGTCAGGTCGAGGAAGGCAAGGTCCAGCCCGCCGGTGATGTCGTTCAGCGGCTTCGAGACCGGAGCAAGAGTCGCTGA